The sequence below is a genomic window from Nitrobacter winogradskyi Nb-255.
GGGTGAAGCGCTTCACGGCGCCCTTGCATGCCGGCGTCCGGCATTTGTCACCCTCGCGATCGTAGACCTGGAATGAATGCTGGAAGTAGCCGAGTTCGCCCGTGGTCTGTCGATGATCGCGAAGCGAGGAACCTCCCGCCTCGATCGCCTGATTGAGCACGTCGCGAATGGCCCCAACCAGTCGTTCGGCGCGTTCGGACGGCGCGCCGGTTTTCATGGCGAGCGTTGCGGCGAGACGGCGCGGCGACAACCGCGCGCGAAACAACGCCTCGCAGACATAGATGTTGCCGAGCCCCGCGACCACGCGCTGATCGAGCAACGCGGCCTTGAGGCTGGTCTTCCTGTTGCGGCAGCCATGCGCCAGCACGGCCGCGTCGAATTCGTTGCCGAGCGGCTCAGGCCCGAGTCCTTTCAGCAGCGGCTCGTCGCCGAGCGCCGAGCGGGCCACAATCTTCATGTATCCGAAACGGCGCGGATCGTTGAAGACGATCTCGGCGCGGGAGGACATCGTGAAACGCACATGATCGTGGACGCGGTCCTCGCCGCGCGGTCGATGAAAATCGCCGGGCACCGTAACGCCAGCCGCATCGATCACGCGGAACGAGCCGGACATGCCCAGATGCATCAGCAACACGTCGCCGGATGCGAGGTCCGCCAGCAGGTACTTTGCCCGCCGTCCGAGCCCTGTCACGGCCTGACCCTCCAGGCGGGCGACGAAATCGGTCTGGAACGGAAACCGAAGAT
It includes:
- the mutM gene encoding bifunctional DNA-formamidopyrimidine glycosylase/DNA-(apurinic or apyrimidinic site) lyase, whose amino-acid sequence is MPELPEVETVRRGLQPAMEGATIVRAETRRKDLRFPFQTDFVARLEGQAVTGLGRRAKYLLADLASGDVLLMHLGMSGSFRVIDAAGVTVPGDFHRPRGEDRVHDHVRFTMSSRAEIVFNDPRRFGYMKIVARSALGDEPLLKGLGPEPLGNEFDAAVLAHGCRNRKTSLKAALLDQRVVAGLGNIYVCEALFRARLSPRRLAATLAMKTGAPSERAERLVGAIRDVLNQAIEAGGSSLRDHRQTTGELGYFQHSFQVYDREGDKCRTPACKGAVKRFTQNGRSTFWCPVCQT